The Arachis ipaensis cultivar K30076 chromosome B10, Araip1.1, whole genome shotgun sequence DNA window CATCAGTTCATGCTCGTCAAGGAGCAGGCATGTTGATTAATTTTCTTGTTCAGGGCCTGGGGGTAGAGTTGGTCCCTTACGCTCCATTGTTGGTAGTTCCACTTCTAAGGTGCATGAGTTACTGTGATCAGTCTGTCAGGCAGAGTGTGACCCATAGTTTTGCTACTCTTGTGCCTTTACTTCCTTTGGCACGAGGCCTTCCTCAACCACATTGAGAAGGTAAATTGGACTTCATTTTGGAGGCTTAATATTTTCATCATTCCATTCTGAAAAATTTGTGAAATATAAAATCTCATCAGGTTTTGGTAGAGTTGGTTTCTGCACTATAAGAAAACTTTTTATGACTCAGTCCAAGTGATATATGGATGCTGAAGTTGAATTTCTTCACTTTGGTCTATGTTTAGAGCCCAAAAGGCTTTTGCATGGAGGTGCATGCTAGATATAGAGATCATATATGAGTCTTTACCCAAGAATTTAAGCTTTTGGGGAGGGAGTTATTAAAATATGCATTGACACCTTTGCCCAACTTAAAAACATTGCATAATTATGTTTTAGATCTTCTCATAGCTACTTATCTCTTCCCCTcgccctctccctctccctctccctctttttttttcaagagaTTCTTCATGTTGAACATTTCAAGACAAATCTGAGATTGAGATCTTATGTTGTATACGGTTTTACTTCATCTGTTAAAAGACATTCTTCTCGCTTGATCTTCATTTAAACCCCAATTTCTATTTTGTAAATTTGTGATAAAAAAACATGAAGATGTGCTCATAATTGTTcatttttgttattgttattactaATATTGTTATGCTTCCAGGTACCAACAAGAAGGCATAAATTGGTTAGCTTTTTTGAAACGTTTCAAGCTTCATGGAATTTTATGTGATGACATGGGGCTTGGTAAGACGCTTCATGCATCGGCTATATGGCCTCTGATATCACTGAGCATCGAACTCAGTCTGGGAATGGAGATCTTCTAccatctttgattatttgccCATCAACCCTAGTTGGACACTGGGCCTTTGAGATAGAGAAATATATTGATGTTTCAGTTATATCTTGTCTTCAGTACGTTGGTTCTGCTCAGGACTGAATGATTCTTCGAGATCATTTTTGCAAGCATAATGTCATTATAACATCATATGATGTTGTCCGTAAAGACATCGATTATTTGGGACAGCTTCTGTGGAATTACTGTATTTTAGATGAAAGGCATATAATCAAGAATGCTAAGTCCAAAGTTACACTTGCTGTaaagcagttaaaagcccaacaCCACTTGATATTGAGTGGGACTCCAATACAGGTTGGTGTGGTGATTTTTTGTTCTCATTAAAGGTAAACATATCATGACTAATTAAATAAACACactacctcttttttttttttttgcagaataACATCATGGACTTGTGGTCCCTTTTTGATTTTCTAATGCCTGGATTTCTTGGAACATAGAGACAGGTAAAATTGTGATTCCTTTACCAAGGATTAGGAGTTTGATGCTTGCTTCCTCATTtttcataattaaattaatttttggcaCATGGAAAAAATGGGCCTATGCTTATCCATGTTTAAAAGCCAAAGCATGTAGGTGTGTAGCGAGGTATAAAACAATTCTTTGGCCTTATACCTAATATTTTATTCTCTTAAATTGATTTGTTTCTTGATATTAGTTTTATACTTTTATCCTTTTTCGTCACCATCTTCTCATTTATCAGTTCATACACTAGTACCCAATTTTCAATACCTACAAAAGTTTTGTACCTTTGTATCTGTTCAATTCATACATGATTTATtacttctcctctctttcatacACACACGTGACAGAGAGATGGAGAGAGAATCAGATCATGATATATCATTCTTCTAGTGATAATTGATAAGACAATTCACCAGTATTTTTAACTGTTCTTTTTATGTAATTA harbors:
- the LOC107623796 gene encoding TATA-binding protein-associated factor BTAF1-like isoform X2; protein product: MFYANNDYVFFFNSRFFIFFFVRRNWSILGGSHGVPQVHYKGRQDIDYLGQLLWNYCILDERHIIKNAKSKVTLAVKQLKAQHHLILSGTPIQNNIMDLWSLFDFLMPGFLGT
- the LOC107623796 gene encoding TATA-binding protein-associated factor BTAF1-like isoform X3, giving the protein MFYANNDYVFFFNSRFFIFFFVRRNWSILGGSHGVPQVHYKGRQGDYYIMLLWNYCILDERHIIKNAKSKVTLAVKQLKAQHHLILSGTPIQNNIMDLWSLFDFLMPGFLGT
- the LOC107623796 gene encoding TATA-binding protein-associated factor BTAF1-like isoform X1 — its product is MLCSMLTMTMSFSLILGFLFSSLSDEIGAFLAAVMVCLKYITRADIDYLGQLLWNYCILDERHIIKNAKSKVTLAVKQLKAQHHLILSGTPIQNNIMDLWSLFDFLMPGFLGT